The Exiguobacterium acetylicum genome includes a window with the following:
- a CDS encoding bifunctional metallophosphatase/5'-nucleotidase translates to MKLHIIHYNDLHSHFDMWPRYMSFVKEHRTYDSLVFDLGDHADRVDPATEATKGKINTHLLNALMPTAVTIGNNEGITFPHDWLADLYTEADFSVLVSNLEAPFAKQGVIHELPTGKVGVFGLTAPYIELYGLLGWTIEEPFEVAAREIERLRQEVDVLICLSHLGFYQDEELAMRFPELDLIIGAHTHHVLDDGVVKNGVLITQAGKHGQYAGEIYMNTDTGEKEAVLHSLHDYVEDEATAKLLDREQYLAEQQMKEPIGETAGLANDWFSESSFSQLLVETMRDWCDADIACVPAGILLGSLPPGPVSAFDLHRLCPHPINPCKVTMTGVELQTFLDEVNTEQFEHLKVRGLGFRGKLMGRMHYAGLTAHQPLESTRNYTVVLPDMFTFGPLFPAIKEMPKEYFMPELLRDLLFERLSEKSEYNELHVRKR, encoded by the coding sequence ATGAAGTTACACATCATTCACTATAATGATTTGCACTCACACTTCGACATGTGGCCTCGCTACATGTCATTCGTCAAAGAACACCGGACGTATGATTCGCTCGTTTTTGATCTCGGCGATCATGCTGACCGTGTCGACCCAGCGACGGAAGCGACAAAAGGAAAAATCAATACGCATCTATTGAATGCGTTGATGCCAACCGCCGTGACAATCGGGAACAATGAAGGCATCACGTTTCCCCATGATTGGTTAGCGGATCTCTACACGGAAGCAGACTTTTCGGTTCTCGTCTCGAATTTAGAAGCACCATTCGCGAAGCAAGGTGTCATTCACGAATTACCGACCGGGAAAGTCGGTGTCTTTGGTCTGACGGCGCCTTATATCGAGCTATACGGTCTGCTTGGCTGGACGATCGAAGAACCGTTTGAGGTCGCAGCACGTGAAATCGAGCGGTTGCGTCAAGAGGTCGACGTCTTGATTTGCTTAAGTCACCTCGGCTTTTATCAGGACGAAGAACTAGCGATGCGTTTTCCAGAGCTCGATTTGATCATCGGTGCGCATACACATCATGTCCTCGATGACGGTGTCGTCAAGAACGGCGTCTTAATCACGCAAGCGGGAAAACATGGTCAGTATGCAGGTGAGATTTATATGAATACGGATACGGGTGAGAAAGAAGCAGTGCTTCATTCCTTACACGATTATGTCGAGGATGAAGCGACGGCAAAATTACTCGACCGGGAACAGTATCTGGCAGAACAACAGATGAAGGAGCCGATTGGCGAGACAGCGGGTCTAGCCAATGATTGGTTCAGTGAGTCGTCGTTTTCGCAGTTGCTCGTCGAGACGATGCGTGATTGGTGTGATGCGGATATCGCTTGTGTCCCGGCAGGTATTCTGCTTGGGTCACTTCCCCCAGGTCCTGTCTCTGCCTTTGATTTACATCGACTCTGCCCGCATCCGATCAATCCGTGTAAAGTGACGATGACGGGAGTGGAATTACAAACATTCCTCGATGAAGTCAACACAGAGCAATTCGAACACTTAAAGGTTCGTGGTCTCGGTTTCCGTGGTAAGTTAATGGGGCGGATGCATTATGCTGGTTTGACAGCACATCAACCGCTTGAGTCAACGCGAAACTATACGGTCGTCTTGCCGGATATGTTCACGTTCGGTCCACTCTTCCCAGCAATCAAAGAGATGCCAAAAGAATACTTCATGCCCGAATTGTTGCGTGATTTGTTATTCGAACGCTTATCGGAGAAGTCGGAATATAATGAATTGCATGTTCGCAAACGCTGA
- a CDS encoding DUF72 domain-containing protein: MIYIGVTGWGDHDSLYLTPQDRKEKLAAYAGHFPAVEVDSTFYAIQPERNYEKWVSETPDGFRFIVKVHRAMSGHDRENKDPLGPIFEQYIASIEPMRKSGKIAAILVQLPPWFDVSKVHLEYLQTIRKSLAGLPVAIEFRNPSWYSEIYRERTLRFLKEHQFIHTICDEPQTEDGSVPFVPVVTQETAFIRLHGRNKAGWLKKPGQSSDDWRKVRCLYRYSEDELQELASHVRDVAAQAKDVYVFFNNNSAGDAAPNAKRLIEILDLDYELAPRQISLF, encoded by the coding sequence ATGATATATATCGGTGTCACGGGCTGGGGAGATCATGATAGCCTCTACTTGACCCCGCAAGATCGAAAAGAAAAACTAGCTGCTTATGCCGGTCACTTTCCAGCAGTTGAGGTCGACTCGACGTTCTATGCGATTCAACCGGAACGCAACTATGAGAAATGGGTATCTGAGACACCGGACGGATTCCGCTTCATCGTTAAGGTGCACCGGGCGATGAGTGGACACGACCGGGAAAACAAAGATCCGCTCGGACCGATTTTTGAACAATATATCGCGTCAATCGAACCGATGCGAAAGAGTGGAAAAATTGCGGCAATCCTTGTCCAACTTCCACCATGGTTCGATGTCAGTAAAGTGCACTTAGAATACTTGCAAACGATCCGGAAATCACTTGCCGGACTCCCGGTTGCGATTGAATTCCGAAATCCATCGTGGTATTCAGAAATCTATCGTGAGCGGACACTTCGTTTTCTAAAGGAACATCAGTTCATTCATACGATTTGTGACGAACCGCAAACGGAAGATGGTTCCGTTCCGTTCGTACCTGTTGTGACGCAGGAGACGGCATTTATTCGATTACATGGACGCAACAAGGCCGGTTGGCTAAAGAAACCGGGTCAAAGTAGTGACGATTGGCGCAAGGTCCGCTGTCTCTATCGTTATTCTGAAGACGAGCTACAGGAACTTGCAAGTCACGTCCGCGACGTTGCAGCGCAAGCAAAGGATGTCTATGTCTTCTTTAACAACAACTCAGCAGGAGATGCTGCCCCGAATGCGAAACGATTAATCGAGATTCTTGATCTCGACTACGAACTCGCGCCGCGACAAATCTCTTTGTTTTAA
- a CDS encoding acyltransferase, whose product MKFYQEIPVIRSIAAIMVVAVHVIAGLYHSKGEFENEAIGYIDQFSRIGTPIFAIISAFLLMSMVQRKGFDFVTFVKSRFSKIFIPYLIWSTIYLVYRYHVEDSLKPGMPLSDYFLYGTANFHLYFILTVLQFYVVFPVLARLKKGTLLLVATVVSMGVNYFWLTSGSLTTDIEFLDRLVNSRSFLLNWIAYFMMGITYAVYYEEIQQILKRHRTILLLISGLIILDIWVSIDLERTYTSTNLANLVYIPFVLVVLNYVFRRVQTDRTAMRVFQTIGTHSMGIYLIHPLVIRGIGRTDLFAYFDSASMFVCAMIVTLAASISVSYVISLLPYGNYIVPVPKRRAPAPKIVEAQSTAS is encoded by the coding sequence ATGAAATTTTATCAAGAAATTCCTGTCATTCGATCAATTGCGGCAATTATGGTCGTCGCTGTCCATGTCATCGCCGGTCTTTACCATTCGAAAGGGGAATTTGAAAATGAAGCGATTGGTTACATCGATCAATTTTCCCGGATTGGTACGCCGATCTTTGCCATCATCAGTGCGTTTCTTTTGATGTCGATGGTCCAGCGCAAAGGATTTGATTTTGTAACATTCGTCAAGTCCCGTTTCTCTAAAATTTTCATTCCTTATTTGATTTGGAGCACGATTTACCTCGTGTATCGTTATCATGTAGAAGATAGTCTAAAGCCGGGTATGCCACTATCGGATTACTTCCTTTATGGAACGGCAAACTTCCATCTGTACTTCATTTTGACGGTGCTTCAGTTTTATGTCGTATTTCCGGTACTTGCACGACTTAAGAAAGGAACATTGCTACTTGTCGCGACAGTGGTGTCGATGGGTGTCAACTACTTCTGGCTGACTTCAGGAAGCTTAACGACGGACATCGAGTTTCTGGATCGACTCGTCAATAGCCGCTCCTTCTTACTTAACTGGATTGCCTATTTCATGATGGGGATTACATATGCCGTCTATTATGAAGAGATTCAGCAGATTTTAAAACGTCATCGGACGATCTTGTTATTGATCAGTGGACTGATCATCCTTGATATCTGGGTCAGCATCGATTTAGAGCGAACGTACACGTCGACGAATCTCGCAAATCTTGTCTACATCCCGTTCGTGCTCGTCGTCTTGAACTACGTCTTCCGCCGTGTGCAGACGGATCGTACAGCGATGCGAGTCTTTCAAACAATCGGAACGCACTCGATGGGCATCTACTTGATTCATCCGCTCGTCATTCGCGGAATTGGTCGGACGGATCTCTTTGCCTACTTCGACTCTGCGAGCATGTTCGTTTGTGCGATGATCGTCACGCTTGCGGCTTCGATTTCTGTATCGTATGTGATTAGTTTATTGCCGTATGGAAACTACATCGTTCCGGTTCCAAAACGAAGAGCTCCGGCTCCGAAAATCGTTGAGGCACAGTCTACTGCTTCATGA
- a CDS encoding dihydrofolate reductase family protein, whose translation MRDIVYSFQVSLDGYIEDASGRIDFASPDAELHQYFNDYEKAFDTHVYGRRLYEMMQYWETADQEDEPIVVEYAKTWQSLEKVVFSRTLDAVEGKACLANQSLAEELQALKALPGKQIAIGGATLAAEAIELGLVDRYHVVIYPVLLGSGKRMFPVFDQPQTLRLVETRVFASGCIALSYEKI comes from the coding sequence ATGCGTGACATCGTCTATTCCTTTCAAGTCTCGCTCGACGGTTATATCGAAGATGCGTCAGGTAGGATTGATTTCGCTTCACCAGACGCAGAATTACATCAGTATTTCAATGACTACGAGAAAGCGTTCGATACCCATGTCTATGGACGTCGTTTGTACGAGATGATGCAATACTGGGAGACAGCGGATCAGGAAGACGAGCCGATTGTCGTTGAGTATGCGAAAACCTGGCAATCGCTTGAGAAGGTCGTCTTCTCGCGGACGCTCGACGCTGTCGAAGGAAAGGCGTGTCTAGCGAATCAGTCGCTTGCCGAGGAACTTCAAGCACTAAAAGCCTTGCCTGGAAAACAGATTGCGATCGGTGGGGCGACGCTTGCTGCTGAAGCAATTGAGCTTGGACTCGTCGATCGCTATCATGTCGTGATCTACCCCGTTCTGCTAGGTAGTGGAAAACGGATGTTTCCGGTATTTGATCAACCACAGACGCTACGGTTAGTCGAAACACGCGTCTTTGCTTCCGGATGTATCGCGTTATCTTACGAAAAAATCTAG
- the sufB gene encoding Fe-S cluster assembly protein SufB — protein sequence MAKNMPEIGDYKYGFHDRDISIFRSGRGLTTEVVETISKMKEEPQWMLDFRLKSLKIFNEQAMPAWGGDLSELNFDDITYYVKPSERAEKSWDEVPEEIKRTFDKLGIPEAEQKYLAGVSAQYESEVVYHNMKEDLEEIGVVFKDTDTALKENEDIFREYFGKLIPPTDNKFAALNTAVWSGGSFIYVPKGVKVDTPLQAYFRINSENMGQFERTLIIVDEEASVHYVEGCTAPVYTTNSLHSAVVEIFINKNAYCRYTTIQNWANNVYNLVTKRAICEAGATMEWVDGNIGSKLTMKYPAVILKGEGSRGMTLSIAIAGKGQHQDAGAKMIHLAPNTSSTIVSKSISKHGGKVTYRGIVHFGRKATGARSNIECDTLIMDNQSTSDTIPYNEILNDNISLEHEAKVSKVSEEQLFYLMSRGISQEEATEMIVMGFIEPFTKELPMEYAVEMNRLIKFEMEGSIG from the coding sequence ATGGCAAAGAACATGCCGGAAATTGGCGATTATAAATATGGTTTCCACGATCGCGATATCTCGATCTTCCGTTCTGGACGCGGCTTGACGACTGAAGTCGTCGAAACGATCTCGAAAATGAAGGAAGAACCACAATGGATGCTTGATTTCCGTTTGAAATCACTCAAGATCTTTAACGAACAAGCAATGCCAGCGTGGGGTGGCGATCTCTCAGAATTGAACTTCGACGACATCACGTACTACGTCAAGCCGTCTGAACGTGCAGAGAAATCGTGGGATGAAGTACCAGAAGAAATCAAACGTACGTTTGATAAGCTCGGTATCCCTGAAGCAGAGCAAAAATATTTGGCAGGTGTCTCGGCTCAGTACGAGTCAGAGGTCGTCTACCACAACATGAAGGAAGACCTCGAAGAAATCGGTGTCGTCTTCAAAGATACAGATACAGCATTAAAAGAGAACGAAGATATTTTCCGTGAGTACTTCGGAAAATTGATCCCGCCAACAGACAACAAGTTCGCAGCATTGAACACAGCAGTCTGGTCAGGTGGATCGTTCATCTACGTACCAAAAGGTGTTAAAGTCGACACGCCGCTTCAAGCCTACTTCCGAATCAACTCGGAAAACATGGGTCAATTCGAGCGGACATTGATCATCGTTGACGAAGAAGCATCGGTTCACTACGTCGAAGGATGTACAGCACCGGTCTACACGACGAACTCGCTTCACTCAGCGGTCGTTGAGATCTTCATCAACAAAAACGCTTACTGCCGTTATACAACGATCCAAAACTGGGCGAACAACGTCTACAACCTCGTTACGAAGCGTGCGATCTGTGAAGCTGGCGCAACGATGGAATGGGTCGATGGTAACATCGGTTCGAAACTGACGATGAAATACCCAGCCGTCATCCTCAAAGGTGAAGGTTCACGTGGTATGACATTGTCAATCGCAATCGCTGGTAAAGGTCAACACCAAGATGCGGGTGCGAAAATGATTCACTTAGCACCGAACACATCGTCGACGATCGTCTCGAAGTCGATCTCAAAACACGGTGGTAAAGTCACGTATCGCGGTATCGTTCACTTCGGACGTAAAGCAACAGGCGCACGTTCGAACATCGAATGTGACACGCTCATCATGGATAACCAATCGACGTCGGATACGATTCCGTACAACGAAATCCTCAACGATAATATTTCGCTCGAGCACGAAGCGAAAGTCTCGAAGGTCTCGGAAGAGCAATTGTTCTACCTCATGAGCCGCGGGATCTCACAAGAGGAAGCAACGGAAATGATCGTCATGGGCTTCATCGAGCCATTCACAAAAGAACTCCCAATGGAATATGCGGTCGAAATGAACCGTCTCATCAAGTTCGAGATGGAAGGTTCAATCGGATAA
- the sufU gene encoding Fe-S cluster assembly sulfur transfer protein SufU: MDFNNLDHLYRQVIMDHYKTPRNRGAIEGGVTIDMNNPTCGDTIRLQLAIEDDVVRDAKFDGEGCSISMASASMMTQLVKGKTIEEALRLADIFSDMVQGKDYDDESFDLGDVEALSGVTKFPARIKCATLAWKALERGVEEGK; this comes from the coding sequence ATGGATTTTAACAATCTCGATCACTTGTATCGTCAAGTGATCATGGATCACTATAAAACTCCCCGAAATCGCGGTGCGATCGAGGGGGGCGTCACGATCGACATGAACAACCCGACGTGCGGCGATACGATTCGTCTCCAGCTCGCGATTGAAGACGATGTCGTCCGTGATGCAAAATTTGACGGGGAGGGCTGTTCCATCAGCATGGCGTCTGCTTCAATGATGACGCAACTCGTCAAAGGTAAGACTATCGAAGAAGCCTTACGACTCGCGGATATCTTTTCGGACATGGTCCAAGGAAAAGACTATGACGACGAATCGTTCGACCTCGGGGACGTCGAGGCACTCTCGGGTGTCACGAAATTCCCGGCACGGATCAAATGTGCGACACTTGCCTGGAAGGCGCTCGAACGCGGCGTAGAAGAAGGGAAGTAA
- a CDS encoding cysteine desulfurase: protein MGIDASIRNQFPILDQQVNDRKLVYLDSAASSQKPLVVINAIDDYYKTIHSNVHRGVHTLGTRATDAYEGARENVRRFIQAQHHEEIIFTRGTTTAINIVASSYGMEHVEEGDEIVVTYLEHHANLIPWQQVAKRKKAKLKYVDLTADGRVTIEAVEAQLSDRTKIVAMAHVSNVLGTINPIKEVARLAHARGAVMVVDAAQSAPHQRINVTDLDCDFLAFSAHKMCGPTGVGVLYGKKALLNAMEPVEFGGEMIDYVGLEESTFKPSPYRFEAGTPIIAGAVGLSAAIDFLEEIGLENVEAHERELAQYAMAQMRDIDGLTIYGPEERVGLVTFNLGDVHAHDVATVLDMQGIAVRAGHHCAQPLMRWLGASSTARASFYLYNTKEEVDALVTGLRQTKEYFSHGF from the coding sequence ATGGGAATCGATGCATCCATCCGCAATCAGTTTCCGATCCTCGACCAACAGGTCAACGACCGGAAACTCGTCTATCTCGATAGTGCGGCCTCGTCGCAGAAGCCGCTCGTCGTCATCAATGCGATTGACGACTACTATAAGACGATTCATTCGAATGTGCACCGTGGCGTCCATACGCTCGGAACACGAGCGACGGATGCGTACGAAGGTGCGCGTGAGAACGTTCGTCGTTTCATCCAGGCGCAACACCATGAAGAAATTATCTTTACCCGCGGTACGACGACGGCGATTAACATCGTCGCGTCAAGCTACGGGATGGAGCATGTCGAAGAAGGCGACGAAATCGTCGTCACGTACCTCGAACACCATGCGAATCTCATTCCGTGGCAACAAGTCGCTAAACGCAAAAAAGCGAAGTTGAAATACGTTGATTTGACAGCAGATGGTCGCGTGACGATTGAAGCGGTCGAAGCACAACTGTCCGACCGGACGAAGATCGTCGCGATGGCACATGTCTCGAACGTCCTCGGTACGATCAATCCAATCAAAGAAGTCGCTCGTCTTGCGCACGCTCGAGGAGCCGTCATGGTCGTCGATGCCGCGCAAAGTGCACCGCATCAGCGAATTAATGTTACGGATCTCGATTGTGACTTCCTCGCCTTCTCTGCACATAAGATGTGTGGTCCAACAGGCGTTGGTGTCCTTTACGGGAAAAAGGCATTACTCAATGCGATGGAGCCGGTCGAGTTCGGTGGCGAGATGATTGATTACGTCGGTCTTGAAGAGTCGACGTTCAAACCATCGCCATACCGTTTCGAAGCGGGTACACCAATCATCGCGGGTGCTGTTGGTCTATCAGCAGCGATTGATTTCTTAGAAGAGATTGGTCTTGAGAACGTCGAAGCACACGAACGTGAACTCGCGCAGTACGCGATGGCACAAATGCGTGACATCGACGGACTAACGATTTACGGTCCGGAAGAACGCGTTGGGCTCGTCACGTTCAATCTCGGTGATGTCCATGCACATGACGTCGCAACCGTCCTTGATATGCAAGGAATCGCGGTTCGTGCCGGTCACCATTGTGCACAGCCATTGATGCGTTGGCTCGGAGCGAGCTCGACGGCTCGCGCTAGCTTCTATCTGTACAACACGAAAGAAGAGGTTGACGCACTCGTGACAGGACTTCGCCAAACGAAGGAGTATTTCAGTCATGGATTTTAA
- the sufD gene encoding Fe-S cluster assembly protein SufD produces the protein MTVELNLAVNREAVAERATRLGEPSWMVAKRQDALDLAPTLALPKVEKIKIEGWNFTEGTTELETVTGLSSDIEALIGENRDHMLVTRNGQLVHAQNSEAANGVIFTTLEDALKQHPELVEKYFMTEGVQVNEDRLAALNAALRNGGTFLYVPKGVKLSVPMQAIYTLEQSGAALYHHAIIVADADSELTYIENFVSYGDEAHNVNVVTEVFVEDNAKVLFGGVDTLSKGAITYMNRRGVVKQGAKLEWALGHMNDGHTVTETKTHLVGNDSFSDTKAVTVGRGEQKQNFNVRTDHFGKGSEGFILIHGVQKDAATSIFNGTSMIHHGASKSNGVQTERVLMLSEKARGDANPILLIDEDDVMAGHAASVGRVDELQLYYLMSRGLSRKEAERLVVHGFLQPVVSELAIDSVKERLVQVIEGKVN, from the coding sequence ATGACTGTAGAACTGAATCTTGCAGTAAATCGCGAGGCAGTGGCAGAACGTGCGACTCGCTTAGGGGAACCATCTTGGATGGTCGCAAAGCGTCAAGACGCGCTTGATCTTGCCCCAACGCTCGCATTGCCAAAAGTAGAAAAAATCAAGATTGAAGGCTGGAACTTCACAGAAGGTACGACGGAACTTGAAACCGTCACTGGTCTTTCTTCAGATATCGAAGCATTGATCGGTGAAAACCGTGATCACATGCTCGTCACGCGTAACGGACAACTCGTCCACGCGCAAAACAGTGAAGCGGCGAACGGCGTCATCTTCACGACGCTCGAAGACGCATTAAAACAACACCCGGAACTCGTCGAGAAGTACTTCATGACGGAAGGTGTTCAAGTCAACGAAGATCGTCTTGCGGCATTAAACGCAGCACTTCGTAACGGTGGTACGTTCCTTTATGTACCAAAAGGCGTCAAGCTTTCTGTACCGATGCAAGCGATCTACACGCTTGAGCAATCAGGCGCAGCCCTTTACCACCACGCAATCATCGTCGCAGATGCTGACAGCGAATTGACGTATATCGAGAACTTCGTCTCTTACGGTGACGAAGCACATAACGTCAACGTCGTCACAGAAGTATTCGTCGAAGATAACGCAAAAGTCCTCTTTGGTGGTGTTGATACACTATCTAAGGGTGCCATCACGTATATGAACCGTCGTGGTGTCGTCAAACAAGGCGCGAAGCTCGAATGGGCACTCGGCCACATGAATGACGGTCACACGGTCACAGAAACAAAAACACACCTTGTCGGAAACGATTCTTTCTCAGATACGAAAGCCGTTACGGTCGGTCGTGGAGAGCAAAAACAAAACTTCAACGTCCGTACGGACCACTTCGGTAAAGGATCAGAAGGTTTCATCTTGATCCACGGTGTCCAAAAAGACGCAGCAACATCGATCTTCAACGGAACGTCGATGATCCATCACGGCGCTTCAAAATCAAACGGCGTTCAAACGGAACGTGTCCTCATGTTGTCTGAAAAGGCACGTGGTGATGCGAATCCGATCCTCTTGATCGATGAGGATGACGTCATGGCAGGACACGCGGCATCTGTCGGTCGTGTCGATGAATTACAACTCTACTACTTGATGAGCCGTGGCCTTTCACGGAAGGAAGCAGAACGCCTCGTCGTTCACGGTTTCCTCCAGCCAGTCGTCTCGGAACTTGCGATTGACTCGGTGAAAGAACGTCTCGTTCAAGTCATCGAAGGGAAAGTAAACTAA
- the sufC gene encoding Fe-S cluster assembly ATPase SufC, with protein sequence MKASHLKIEDLHVAIDGKEILKGVNLEIKGGEIHAVMGPNGTGKSTLASALMGHPSYEVTSGSVTLDGEDVLDMEVDERAQAGMFLAMQYPSEISGVTNSDFLRSAINSRREEGDEISLMKFIRELDSQMGLLEMPSEMAHRYLNEGFSGGEKKRNEILQMMMLKPAIAILDEIDSGLDIDALKVVAKGVNEMRSPEFGCLIITHYQRLLNYIEPDFIHIMMGGKIVMSGGKELAHRLEAEGYDWVKKELGIEDVEIETKA encoded by the coding sequence ATGAAGGCTTCACACTTGAAGATTGAAGATCTACACGTCGCGATCGACGGCAAGGAAATCTTGAAAGGCGTCAACTTGGAAATCAAAGGCGGGGAAATCCACGCGGTCATGGGACCAAACGGGACAGGTAAATCAACACTCGCATCAGCATTGATGGGTCATCCATCGTACGAAGTAACATCTGGTTCGGTCACACTCGACGGCGAAGACGTCCTCGACATGGAAGTCGATGAGCGCGCACAAGCGGGTATGTTCCTCGCAATGCAGTACCCGAGCGAAATTAGTGGTGTTACAAACTCAGACTTCCTTCGTTCAGCGATCAACTCGCGTCGTGAAGAAGGCGATGAAATCTCACTCATGAAGTTCATCCGTGAGCTTGATTCACAAATGGGTCTTCTCGAGATGCCTTCAGAAATGGCACACCGTTACCTCAACGAAGGTTTCTCTGGTGGAGAAAAGAAACGTAACGAAATTCTTCAAATGATGATGCTCAAACCAGCGATTGCAATTCTTGATGAAATCGATTCAGGTCTTGATATCGATGCACTTAAAGTCGTTGCAAAAGGTGTCAACGAAATGCGTTCACCTGAATTCGGCTGCTTGATCATCACGCACTACCAACGTCTCTTGAACTATATCGAGCCAGACTTCATCCACATCATGATGGGCGGAAAAATCGTCATGTCTGGTGGTAAAGAACTCGCACACCGTCTCGAAGCAGAAGGTTATGACTGGGTTAAAAAAGAACTCGGCATCGAAGACGTCGAAATCGAAACAAAAGCGTAA